A single Cupriavidus sp. D39 DNA region contains:
- a CDS encoding ABC transporter substrate-binding protein: MKLGMTALACAAALACGHAAWAGEAEAKKWVDSEFQPSSLSKDKQLAEMKWFMDAAAKLKARGVTQISVVSETITTHEYESKTLAKAFEEITGIQVKHDIIQEGDVVEKLQTSMQSGKSIYDGWISDSDLIGTHYRYGAILPLSDYMSGAGKEWTNPGLDVKDFIGTKFTTAPDGKLYQLPDQQFANLYWFRADWFARKDLQDKFKAKYGYDLGVPTNWSAYEDIANFFSNDVKDLDGKKVYGHMDYGKKDPSLGWRFTDAWLSMAGSADKGLPNGMPVDEWGIRVGADKCTPEGASVSRGGATNSPAAVYALTKYIDWMKKYAPPQAMGMTFSEAGPVPAQGQVAQQIFWYTAFTADMTKKGLPVVNADGTPKWRMAPSPYGPYWKPGMQNGYQDVGSWTFFKNTDPNRLAAAWLYAQFVTSKTVSLKKSLTGLTFIRDSDIHHEYLTKNAAQYGGLIEFYRSPARVAWTPTGTNVPDYPKLAQLWWKNVATAVTGEKTPQSAMDNLAEEMDQVMGRLQRAGMTNCAPKLNAKSDPAKWLSDEHAPWKKLANEKPKGETIAYEKLLQAWKEGKVR; encoded by the coding sequence GTGAAATTGGGCATGACGGCGCTGGCCTGCGCGGCGGCGCTTGCCTGCGGCCACGCCGCTTGGGCAGGCGAGGCCGAGGCCAAGAAGTGGGTCGACAGCGAGTTCCAGCCGTCGTCGCTCTCCAAGGACAAGCAGCTCGCAGAAATGAAGTGGTTCATGGACGCTGCCGCCAAGCTCAAGGCGAGGGGCGTGACGCAGATCAGCGTGGTCTCGGAGACCATCACGACCCACGAGTACGAATCCAAGACGCTGGCCAAGGCCTTCGAGGAAATCACCGGCATCCAGGTCAAGCACGACATCATCCAGGAAGGCGATGTGGTGGAGAAGCTGCAGACCTCGATGCAGTCCGGCAAGTCGATCTATGACGGCTGGATCTCCGACTCCGACCTGATCGGCACGCACTACCGCTATGGCGCCATCCTGCCGCTGTCCGACTACATGAGCGGAGCCGGCAAGGAGTGGACCAATCCCGGGCTGGATGTGAAGGACTTCATCGGCACCAAGTTCACCACCGCGCCGGACGGCAAGCTCTACCAGTTGCCCGACCAGCAGTTCGCCAACCTGTACTGGTTCCGTGCCGACTGGTTCGCACGCAAGGACCTGCAGGACAAGTTCAAGGCCAAGTACGGCTATGACCTGGGCGTGCCCACCAACTGGTCGGCCTACGAGGACATTGCCAACTTCTTCTCCAACGACGTCAAGGATCTCGACGGCAAGAAGGTCTACGGCCACATGGACTACGGCAAGAAGGATCCGTCGCTCGGCTGGCGCTTTACCGACGCTTGGCTGTCGATGGCCGGGTCGGCCGACAAGGGCCTGCCGAATGGCATGCCGGTCGACGAATGGGGCATCCGTGTTGGCGCTGACAAGTGCACGCCGGAAGGTGCATCGGTCTCGCGCGGCGGCGCCACCAACAGCCCGGCCGCGGTCTATGCGCTCACCAAGTACATCGACTGGATGAAGAAGTACGCGCCGCCGCAAGCCATGGGCATGACCTTCTCCGAAGCCGGCCCGGTGCCGGCGCAAGGGCAGGTGGCGCAGCAGATCTTCTGGTACACGGCCTTCACCGCCGACATGACCAAGAAGGGCCTGCCGGTGGTCAACGCGGACGGCACGCCGAAATGGCGCATGGCGCCGTCGCCTTATGGCCCGTACTGGAAGCCGGGCATGCAGAACGGCTACCAGGACGTGGGGTCCTGGACCTTCTTCAAGAACACCGATCCCAACCGCCTCGCGGCAGCCTGGCTCTACGCGCAGTTCGTGACGTCCAAGACGGTATCGCTGAAGAAGTCGCTCACCGGCCTGACCTTCATCCGCGACAGCGACATCCATCACGAGTACCTCACCAAGAATGCCGCGCAGTATGGCGGCCTGATCGAGTTCTATCGCAGCCCGGCACGGGTGGCGTGGACGCCCACCGGTACCAACGTGCCCGACTATCCCAAGCTGGCCCAGTTGTGGTGGAAGAACGTGGCGACCGCTGTGACCGGCGAGAAGACGCCGCAGTCCGCGATGGACAACCTGGCCGAGGAAATGGACCAGGTGATGGGGCGGCTGCAGCGCGCCGGCATGACAAACTGCGCGCCCAAGCTGAACGCCAAGAGCGATCCCGCCAAATGGCTGTCGGATGAGCATGCGCCATGGAAGAAGCTGGCCAACGAGAAGCCGAAGGGCGAGACCATCGCCTACGAGAAGCTCTTGCAAGCGTGGAAGGAAGGGAAGGTGCGGTAA
- a CDS encoding DUF2160 domain-containing protein, which yields MFSWMVWTTPVAVFFISVAVMLVGMTMWETRAPTMERKGFLPIATTRGDRLFIGLMCAAWINLAWVGLGEKMMAWFSLAEEPSIWISLVLSMLALGLVMRKG from the coding sequence ATGTTCAGCTGGATGGTATGGACCACCCCGGTGGCCGTGTTCTTCATCAGCGTCGCGGTGATGCTGGTTGGCATGACGATGTGGGAGACGCGCGCCCCCACCATGGAGCGCAAGGGCTTCCTGCCCATCGCCACCACCCGCGGCGACCGCCTGTTCATCGGCCTGATGTGCGCAGCCTGGATCAACCTGGCGTGGGTGGGCCTGGGCGAGAAGATGATGGCGTGGTTCTCCCTGGCGGAGGAGCCTTCGATCTGGATCAGCCTGGTGCTCTCGATGCTTGCGCTGGGCCTGGTGATGCGCAAGGGCTGA
- a CDS encoding carbohydrate ABC transporter permease produces the protein MREAKREAKQSTTYWRAVFLVVYLIFAILPIYWMLNMSFKSNEEIVSTLSLWPNDVTLEHYKTIFTDPSWYSGYINSMVYVAMNTVISITVALPAAYAFSRYRFIGDKHVFFWLLTNRMTPPAVFLLPFFQLYTTMGLMDTHLGVALAHLVFNVPLAVWILEGFMSGVPREIDETAYVDGYSFPRFFITIFLPLIKAGVGVAAFFCFMFSWVELLLARTLTSVNAKPIVATMTRTVSASGMDWGVLAAAGVLTIVPGGIVIWFVRHYIAKGFAMGRV, from the coding sequence ATGCGTGAAGCCAAACGTGAAGCCAAGCAAAGCACCACCTACTGGCGCGCGGTGTTCCTGGTGGTGTACCTGATCTTCGCCATCCTGCCGATCTACTGGATGCTGAACATGTCGTTCAAGTCCAACGAGGAGATCGTTTCCACGCTGTCGCTGTGGCCAAACGATGTCACGCTGGAGCACTACAAGACCATCTTCACTGATCCGTCCTGGTACTCGGGCTACATCAACTCGATGGTCTACGTGGCGATGAACACGGTGATCTCCATCACGGTGGCGCTGCCCGCGGCCTATGCCTTCTCGCGCTACCGGTTCATCGGCGACAAGCACGTCTTCTTCTGGCTGCTGACCAACCGCATGACGCCGCCGGCGGTGTTCCTGCTGCCGTTCTTCCAGCTCTATACCACCATGGGCCTGATGGACACGCATCTTGGCGTGGCGCTGGCGCACCTGGTGTTCAACGTGCCGCTGGCGGTGTGGATCCTGGAGGGCTTCATGTCCGGCGTGCCGCGCGAGATCGACGAGACGGCTTATGTGGATGGTTACTCCTTCCCGCGCTTCTTCATCACCATCTTCCTGCCGCTGATCAAGGCTGGCGTGGGCGTGGCCGCTTTCTTCTGCTTCATGTTCAGCTGGGTGGAGCTGTTGCTGGCGCGCACACTGACCTCGGTCAACGCCAAGCCGATCGTTGCCACCATGACGCGCACGGTGTCGGCCTCCGGCATGGACTGGGGCGTGCTGGCCGCGGCCGGCGTGCTCACCATCGTGCCCGGCGGCATCGTGATCTGGTTTGTCCGGCACTACATCGCGAAAGGCTTCGCGATGGGCCGCGTGTAA
- a CDS encoding carbohydrate ABC transporter permease, translated as MSTLKPVNQKAWLLVIPVVLCVAFSAILPLMTIVNYSVQDIISPERRVFVGTEWFRTVLRDGELHDALLRQLGFSLAVLAVEIPLGILLALSMPAKGVKASAVLVVIALSLLIPWNVVGTIWQIFGRTDIGLLGAALAGMGFAYNYTGSAVDAWFTVLVMDVWHWTPLVALLCYAGLRAIPDAYYQAAQIDGASRLAVFRYIQLPKLRGVLMIAVLLRFMDSFMIYTEPFVLTGGGPGNATTFLSQYLTQKAVGQFDLGPAAAFSIVYFLIILLMCFILYNWMQRAGTAGSEDMPNA; from the coding sequence ATGAGCACGCTGAAGCCCGTCAACCAGAAGGCCTGGCTGCTGGTCATCCCGGTGGTCCTGTGCGTGGCGTTCTCCGCCATCCTGCCGCTGATGACCATCGTCAATTACTCCGTGCAGGACATCATCTCGCCTGAGCGGCGCGTGTTCGTCGGCACCGAATGGTTCCGCACCGTGCTGCGCGATGGCGAGCTGCACGACGCGCTGCTGCGCCAGCTCGGCTTCTCGCTGGCGGTGCTGGCAGTGGAGATCCCGCTTGGCATCCTGCTGGCGCTGTCGATGCCGGCCAAGGGGGTGAAGGCGTCGGCGGTGCTGGTGGTGATCGCGCTGTCGTTGCTGATTCCATGGAACGTGGTCGGCACGATCTGGCAGATCTTCGGGCGCACCGACATCGGCTTGCTGGGCGCAGCGCTTGCCGGCATGGGCTTTGCCTACAACTACACCGGCAGCGCGGTGGACGCGTGGTTCACGGTGCTGGTGATGGACGTGTGGCACTGGACGCCGCTGGTGGCGCTGCTGTGCTACGCCGGCCTGCGCGCGATTCCCGACGCGTACTACCAGGCCGCGCAGATCGACGGCGCCTCGCGGCTGGCGGTGTTCCGCTACATCCAGCTGCCCAAGCTGCGCGGCGTGCTGATGATCGCCGTGCTGCTGCGCTTCATGGACAGCTTCATGATCTACACCGAGCCGTTCGTGCTGACCGGCGGCGGGCCCGGCAACGCCACCACGTTCCTGTCGCAATACCTCACGCAGAAGGCCGTGGGCCAGTTCGACCTGGGCCCGGCCGCGGCATTCTCGATCGTCTACTTCCTGATCATCCTGCTCATGTGTTTCATCCTCTACAACTGGATGCAGCGCGCGGGCACCGCCGGCAGCGAGGACATGCCCAATGCGTGA